One stretch of Sulfuricystis multivorans DNA includes these proteins:
- a CDS encoding NADP oxidoreductase translates to MNDVRKLRIATTSLAGCFGCHMSLLDIDERLFTLLELVEFDRTPLTDIKRCGACDIGLIEGGVCNAENVHVLREFRKNCKILVAVGACAVNGGLPAQRNHLDLRDILEAVYETEGGLARGAHIPNDPELPLPLNQVHPIHEVVKVDYFLPGCPPSGDAIWKFLSDLIAGRTPTLGHDLLHYD, encoded by the coding sequence GTGAATGATGTACGCAAGCTGCGCATCGCGACCACCTCGCTGGCTGGTTGCTTCGGCTGCCACATGTCGCTGCTCGACATCGACGAAAGATTGTTTACGCTGCTCGAGCTGGTCGAGTTCGACCGCACGCCGCTCACCGACATCAAGCGCTGCGGCGCGTGTGACATCGGCCTCATCGAAGGCGGCGTCTGCAATGCGGAAAACGTGCATGTGCTGCGCGAATTCAGGAAGAATTGCAAGATCCTCGTCGCCGTCGGCGCCTGTGCGGTCAACGGCGGCCTGCCGGCGCAGCGCAACCACCTCGACCTGCGCGACATCCTCGAGGCGGTCTATGAAACCGAAGGCGGCTTGGCCCGCGGTGCCCACATTCCCAACGACCCAGAGCTGCCGCTGCCTTTGAACCAGGTACACCCGATCCATGAAGTCGTGAAGGTCGATTATTTTCTGCCCGGCTGCCCGCCCTCCGGCGATGCGATCTGGAAATTCCTCAGCGACCTGATCGCCGGTCGCACGCCGACATTGGGACACGACTTACTGCACTATGACTGA
- a CDS encoding 2Fe-2S iron-sulfur cluster-binding protein, translating to MSEETTFFLDGEPIPFTAGQTILQAAHAAGRYIPHLCWHPDYKPHGSCRLCTVSIGGRSVPACATQASEGLEVANRTPELDDARRMLLQMLFVEGNHFCPSCEKSGQCLLQATAYELGMMGPHFDHFYPNRPVDASHPDVLLDFNRCILCSLCEQASARDGKFVFVMGGRGMRGRKVIINSASGRLADTDFALTDRAANVCPVGVILKKRVGFSVPYGQRRYDRAPVSVAQAQEASRE from the coding sequence ATGAGCGAAGAAACGACTTTCTTTCTCGACGGTGAACCGATCCCCTTCACGGCGGGACAGACCATTTTGCAGGCCGCGCACGCGGCGGGACGTTACATTCCCCATCTGTGCTGGCATCCGGATTACAAGCCACATGGCTCGTGCCGGCTGTGCACGGTGAGCATCGGCGGTCGCTCTGTTCCGGCCTGTGCCACCCAGGCCAGCGAGGGCCTCGAAGTCGCCAACCGCACCCCCGAGCTCGATGATGCACGGCGCATGCTACTGCAGATGCTGTTCGTCGAAGGCAATCACTTCTGTCCTTCCTGCGAGAAAAGCGGTCAATGCCTGCTGCAGGCCACCGCCTACGAGCTCGGCATGATGGGCCCGCACTTCGATCATTTCTATCCCAACCGGCCGGTCGACGCCTCGCATCCGGACGTGCTGCTCGACTTCAACCGCTGCATCCTCTGCTCGCTGTGCGAACAGGCCTCGGCGCGCGACGGCAAATTCGTCTTCGTGATGGGCGGACGCGGCATGCGCGGCCGCAAGGTGATCATCAACAGCGCATCCGGGCGGCTCGCCGACACCGATTTCGCGCTCACCGACCGCGCCGCGAACGTCTGCCCGGTCGGGGTGATCCTGAAAAAGCGCGTCGGCTTCAGCGTGCCTTATGGCCAACGCCGATACGACCGCGCGCCGGTCTCGGTTGCCCAGGCGCAGGAGGCAAGCCGTGAATGA
- a CDS encoding NAD(P)H-dependent oxidoreductase subunit E has product MDPLDVIDRALAHHHHDGTRLMQILRETQEVLGWLAPETITRIAEGVGWPRAKVEATAAFYSFFHLRPRGDYCLLWSDNIVDQMAGSQALMQRLCEALWLEPGRLSEDGLAFVHTTSDIGMGDQGPALLVNYRTMTRMTPERVDAMAELIRNRAPLASWPAEWFRVEDNLRRTGPLLGEAFAPGTALSAAWARGPEAQLAEIAAAGLRGRGGAGFPTARKWQACRDAPLEAGQTRVVVCNADEGEPGTFKDRVLLNSYADLVFEGMTIAAFTIGARRGFVYLRGEYRYLLEALEATLQRRREQGLLGNGILGRDGFDFDIEIHLGAGAYVCGEESALIESLEGKPGRPRLRPPFPVTKGYLGQPTIVNNVETFACVCRIAEKGAAWFAAIGTAQSTGSKLLSVSGDVAHPGVYEYPFGVSVAEVLEAAGVRNCVQGVQVSGPSGTTLTGEELGRRLCFEDVPTAGALMVFDCTRDMFEVARNFAHFFAHESCGFCTPCRVGTQINARLMDKIAAGRGSQYDLQELPRLHRLLAGTAHCGLGHSAGNPIFETLTKFRPAYERRLKSSDFAPAFDLDAELSQARQMTGREDRAAHLVEE; this is encoded by the coding sequence ATGGACCCTCTCGACGTGATCGATCGGGCGCTCGCCCACCACCATCACGATGGCACGCGGCTGATGCAGATCCTGCGCGAAACCCAGGAGGTGCTCGGCTGGCTTGCGCCGGAGACCATCACGCGCATCGCCGAAGGCGTCGGCTGGCCGCGCGCCAAGGTCGAGGCCACCGCGGCGTTCTACAGTTTTTTCCATCTGCGGCCACGCGGCGATTATTGCCTGCTCTGGTCCGACAACATCGTCGACCAGATGGCAGGCAGCCAGGCGTTGATGCAGCGACTCTGCGAGGCGCTGTGGCTCGAACCGGGACGGCTTTCCGAAGACGGTCTGGCTTTCGTGCACACCACCTCCGACATTGGCATGGGCGATCAGGGCCCGGCGCTGCTGGTCAATTACCGCACCATGACGCGCATGACGCCGGAGCGCGTCGATGCGATGGCCGAACTGATCCGCAACCGCGCACCGCTTGCCTCGTGGCCGGCGGAATGGTTCCGGGTAGAGGATAATCTGCGCCGCACTGGCCCCTTGCTGGGTGAGGCGTTCGCGCCGGGCACGGCACTTTCCGCAGCATGGGCGCGCGGGCCCGAGGCGCAGCTCGCCGAAATCGCCGCAGCGGGCCTGCGCGGCCGCGGCGGCGCGGGCTTTCCCACCGCGCGGAAATGGCAGGCCTGCCGCGATGCGCCGCTCGAAGCCGGCCAGACACGCGTCGTGGTCTGCAATGCCGACGAAGGCGAGCCCGGCACTTTCAAGGATCGCGTCTTGCTGAATTCCTATGCCGACCTCGTCTTCGAAGGCATGACGATCGCCGCATTCACGATCGGTGCGCGCCGTGGCTTCGTCTATCTGCGCGGCGAATACCGCTACCTGCTCGAAGCTCTCGAAGCCACCTTGCAGCGACGCAGGGAACAGGGGCTACTCGGTAATGGCATCCTTGGTCGCGACGGCTTCGATTTCGACATCGAGATCCATCTCGGCGCTGGCGCCTACGTCTGCGGCGAGGAATCCGCGCTGATCGAATCGCTCGAAGGCAAGCCGGGCCGGCCGCGCCTTAGGCCGCCGTTCCCGGTGACAAAGGGATATCTGGGCCAGCCGACGATCGTCAATAACGTCGAGACCTTTGCCTGCGTCTGTCGCATCGCCGAAAAGGGCGCGGCCTGGTTCGCCGCGATCGGCACCGCGCAATCGACGGGCAGCAAGTTGCTCTCGGTCTCTGGCGACGTCGCGCATCCCGGCGTCTATGAGTATCCATTCGGCGTCAGCGTCGCCGAGGTGCTCGAAGCTGCAGGCGTGAGGAATTGCGTGCAGGGGGTGCAGGTCTCCGGCCCATCCGGAACGACCTTGACCGGCGAAGAGCTCGGCCGCCGGCTGTGCTTCGAGGACGTGCCGACCGCCGGCGCGCTGATGGTCTTCGATTGCACGCGCGACATGTTCGAGGTGGCGAGGAATTTCGCGCATTTCTTCGCCCATGAATCCTGCGGCTTTTGCACCCCGTGCCGCGTCGGCACGCAGATCAATGCCCGGCTGATGGACAAGATCGCCGCCGGGCGCGGTTCGCAATACGACCTCCAGGAACTGCCGCGCTTGCATCGCTTGCTCGCGGGCACCGCACACTGCGGCCTGGGCCATTCCGCAGGCAATCCGATCTTCGAAACGCTGACGAAATTCCGCCCGGCGTATGAGCGGCGTCTCAAGTCTTCCGATTTCGCACCGGCCTTCGATCTCGATGCGGAGCTTTCCCAGGCGCGCCAAATGACCGGACGCGAGGATCGCGCTGCCCATCTCGTCGAGGAATGA
- a CDS encoding endonuclease/exonuclease/phosphatase family protein: MRILSWNIQWGRGLDGRVDLARIAEEARNFDADVYCFQEVAVNHPGLAGMPPGQSDQLAVLSGLFLGFEAIYGVGSDLPDGLGGRRHFGNLILSRLPILQVFRHLLPWPAEPSVPSMQRAAVEAVIAAPEFPGGAVRVITTHLEYYSASQRAVQCAALRAIIDEGWRHAVSPRFAEETDPPFAVLPRGEGCVLCGDFNSPAGAPEQATLTAPGDAPALVNAWHVAQDAVPPAPTFGVHERRYVDAPACYDIFFVSANIADRISRVAVDEGSKASDHQPVLLELS; this comes from the coding sequence ATGCGCATCCTGAGCTGGAACATCCAATGGGGCCGCGGTCTGGATGGTCGCGTCGATCTGGCGCGCATCGCCGAGGAGGCGCGCAACTTCGACGCCGATGTCTATTGCTTTCAGGAAGTGGCAGTGAATCATCCTGGATTGGCCGGGATGCCGCCAGGCCAGTCCGATCAGCTCGCGGTGCTGTCCGGCCTGTTCCTCGGCTTTGAAGCGATCTACGGGGTCGGCAGCGACCTGCCCGACGGCCTGGGCGGCCGACGCCACTTTGGCAATCTGATCCTCTCCCGTTTGCCAATCCTGCAGGTTTTCCGTCATCTGCTGCCCTGGCCGGCCGAGCCGTCCGTGCCGAGCATGCAGCGCGCAGCCGTCGAGGCGGTGATTGCCGCGCCGGAATTTCCCGGCGGCGCTGTGCGCGTGATCACGACGCATCTCGAGTACTACTCGGCCAGCCAGCGCGCGGTCCAATGCGCGGCGCTGCGCGCGATCATCGATGAGGGCTGGCGGCATGCCGTGTCGCCGCGCTTTGCAGAGGAAACCGATCCGCCCTTCGCAGTGCTGCCGCGCGGCGAAGGCTGCGTGCTGTGCGGCGACTTCAACAGTCCGGCCGGCGCGCCGGAACAGGCGACGCTTACCGCGCCGGGCGACGCCCCGGCATTGGTCAATGCCTGGCACGTCGCGCAGGATGCCGTCCCACCAGCGCCGACTTTCGGTGTTCATGAACGACGCTATGTCGATGCGCCCGCCTGCTACGACATCTTCTTCGTCAGCGCCAACATCGCCGACCGGATAAGCCGCGTCGCGGTCGATGAGGGCAGCAAGGCATCGGATCACCAGCCGGTGCTGCTCGAGCTGAGCTGA
- a CDS encoding helix-turn-helix transcriptional regulator, whose product MNRTERFYKIDQMLQARGIVPLEAFLHELEVSRATFKRDLEYLRERLNAPIVWDREAGGYRFERASAAGPKYALPGLWFSADETYALLAAHKLLAEIKPGVLAAHLAPLQARLAALLEGSGHGAGQIMQRVRILSVGRRRVKPQCFAEIAHAVLKRRRIEIEAVNRARNETNTRIVSPQRLVHYRDNWYLDAWCHWRRSLRTFSLDAIQRVKLLTEPAREIADAALDAHYASAYGIFSGKPKERAVLRFSPERARWLGAEIWHAGQRGEWLPDGSYRLTVPYADDRELVMDILRHGRHVVVEAPASLRRAVTEELAAMTGLYRNPPAGRS is encoded by the coding sequence ATGAACCGCACCGAACGCTTCTACAAGATCGACCAGATGCTCCAGGCACGCGGCATCGTGCCGCTGGAAGCTTTCCTGCACGAGCTGGAGGTCTCGCGCGCGACTTTCAAGCGCGATCTCGAATACCTGCGCGAGCGGCTCAACGCGCCGATCGTCTGGGATCGCGAGGCGGGCGGCTACCGCTTCGAGCGCGCCTCAGCCGCCGGGCCGAAGTATGCGCTGCCCGGGCTGTGGTTCTCGGCGGACGAAACCTATGCGCTACTCGCTGCGCACAAGCTGCTCGCCGAGATCAAGCCCGGCGTGCTGGCCGCGCATCTGGCGCCCTTGCAGGCGCGCCTCGCGGCCTTGCTGGAAGGATCGGGGCATGGGGCAGGGCAGATCATGCAACGCGTGCGCATTCTGTCCGTGGGGCGGCGGCGCGTGAAGCCACAATGCTTTGCCGAGATCGCCCATGCCGTACTCAAGCGCCGGCGCATCGAGATCGAGGCAGTCAACCGGGCGCGCAATGAAACCAACACCCGCATCGTCTCGCCGCAGCGCCTGGTGCACTACCGCGACAACTGGTATCTGGATGCCTGGTGCCACTGGCGGCGGAGCTTGCGCACCTTCTCGCTCGACGCGATCCAGCGCGTCAAACTGCTGACCGAGCCGGCGCGCGAGATCGCCGATGCGGCGCTCGATGCCCATTACGCCAGCGCCTACGGCATTTTCTCGGGCAAGCCCAAGGAGCGTGCGGTACTGCGCTTCAGCCCTGAGCGCGCGCGCTGGTTGGGAGCGGAAATCTGGCACGCCGGACAGCGCGGCGAATGGCTTCCCGATGGTAGCTATCGGCTCACCGTCCCCTATGCGGATGACCGGGAACTGGTGATGGACATCCTGCGCCACGGCCGCCACGTGGTGGTCGAAGCGCCGGCATCATTGCGCCGGGCCGTGACCGAGGAGCTCGCGGCCATGACCGGGTTGTACCGCAATCCGCCTGCGGGACGGTCATGA
- a CDS encoding superinfection immunity protein, with amino-acid sequence MTESLLATLIGLYLALTLPPVVTAWRRGRPDGEIRKAFLYSVLLGWTVIGYLAGWIIALESDAPAFRIEGRIDAFGHRDGVKDEERGSLRSDIYARQNGRGVKKWSF; translated from the coding sequence ATGACGGAATCCTTGCTCGCCACCCTAATCGGGCTTTATCTCGCGCTCACCCTGCCACCGGTGGTCACTGCCTGGCGGCGCGGCCGGCCAGACGGGGAAATCCGCAAGGCCTTTCTCTACAGCGTGCTGCTCGGCTGGACGGTGATCGGCTACCTCGCGGGCTGGATCATCGCACTGGAATCCGATGCTCCAGCGTTCAGAATCGAAGGCCGGATCGATGCATTTGGCCACCGAGATGGTGTGAAAGATGAGGAGCGGGGCAGCCTGCGCAGCGACATATACGCGAGGCAGAACGGGCGAGGAGTGAAGAAATGGTCGTTTTGA
- a CDS encoding HigA family addiction module antitoxin: MAKLLDEIHPGEILLEEFMKPLGITARQLAADIDVSPSRISEIVHGRRPITADTALRLGLYFGMDPRFWINLQAEYDMRIAMRELHDQIAPRIRTLHAAPA, encoded by the coding sequence ATGGCGAAACTGCTCGACGAAATCCATCCCGGAGAGATCCTGCTGGAAGAGTTCATGAAGCCATTGGGGATCACGGCGCGGCAACTCGCGGCCGACATCGACGTCTCCCCGAGCCGCATCAGCGAGATCGTTCACGGCCGCCGACCCATCACGGCCGATACCGCCTTGCGTCTGGGGCTCTACTTTGGCATGGACCCCAGGTTCTGGATCAATCTGCAGGCGGAGTACGACATGCGCATCGCGATGCGCGAGCTTCACGACCAGATCGCGCCCCGCATCCGCACATTGCATGCGGCCCCGGCGTGA
- a CDS encoding type II toxin-antitoxin system RelE/ParE family toxin, whose amino-acid sequence MIRSFACADTEALFHSRPVLRFRNIERVARRKLLQLNAATELASLRIPPGNQLEALRGDRKGQHSIRINDQWRICFVWRKDGAHRVEIVDYH is encoded by the coding sequence ATGATCCGATCGTTCGCCTGTGCCGACACCGAGGCGCTTTTCCATAGCCGGCCCGTGCTGCGGTTCCGAAACATCGAACGGGTCGCGCGGCGCAAGCTGCTGCAGCTCAATGCGGCGACCGAGCTCGCGAGCTTGCGCATCCCCCCGGGGAACCAACTCGAAGCCTTGAGAGGGGACCGCAAGGGCCAACACAGCATCCGCATCAACGACCAATGGCGCATCTGTTTCGTCTGGCGCAAAGACGGCGCGCATCGGGTCGAAATCGTGGACTATCACTAG